The following are encoded together in the Cicer arietinum cultivar CDC Frontier isolate Library 1 chromosome 2, Cicar.CDCFrontier_v2.0, whole genome shotgun sequence genome:
- the LOC101502075 gene encoding 2-methylene-furan-3-one reductase-like: MASTPSIPSHTKAWVYSQYGKIEEILKFDSNVPTPHPKNDQVLIKVVAAALNPVDIKRALGHFKDIDSPLPTVPGYDVAGVVISVGEEVKKFKVGDEVYGDINEITLHNPKTIGTLAEYVVAEEKVLAHKPSNLSFVEAASLPLAIITAYQGLEKVEFSSSKSLLILGGAGGVGSLVIQLAKHVFGASRIAATASTPKLEILRKLGADFPIDYTKENFEELTEKFDVVYDAVGQSDRALKAIKEGGKVVTILPPGTPPAIPFLLTSDGIVLETLQPYLESGKVKPILDPKSPFPFSQTLEAFSYLNTNRAIGKIVIHPIP, from the exons ATGGCAAGCACACCAAGTATTCCATCTCATACAAAAGCTTGGGTTTACTCTCAATATGGTAAAATAGAAGAAATTCTAAAGTTTGATTCTAATGTACCTACACCACACCCCAAGAATGATCAAGTGCTCATCAAAGTTGTGGCTGCTGCCCTTAATCCTGTTGATATTAAGAGGGCTCTTGGACATTTCAAGGACATTGACTCTCCTTTGCCA ACTGTGCCAGGATATGATGTTGCTGGAGTGGTGATTAGTGTTGGAGAAGAAGTAAAGAAATTTAAAGTTGGAGATGAAGTTTATGGTGATATTAATGAAATTACTTTACACAATCCAAAAACAATTGGTACTTTGGCAGAGTATGTTGTTGCTGAAGAAAAAGTACTTGCTCACAAACCATCTAATTTGAGTTTTGTTGAAGCTGCTAGTCTTCCTTTAGCAATAATCACTGCTTATCAAGGACTTGAAAAAGTtgaattttcttcttctaaatcttTGCTTATTCTTGGAGGTGCTGGAGGAGTTGGATCTCTTGTTATTcag CTTGCCAAACACGTTTTTGGAGCATCTAGAATTGCAGCAACTGCTAGTACTCCAAAACTTGAAATTTTGAGGAAGTTGGGAGCAGATTTTCCAATTGATTATACTAAGGAGAATTTTGAAGAGCTTACAGAAAAGTTTGATGTGGTGTATGATGCAGTAG GTCAAAGTGATAGGGCACTAAAGGCTATTAAAGAAGGTGGAAAAGTTGTGACAATATTGCCCCCAGGAACACCACCAGCTATCCCTTTCTTACTCACTTCAGATGGAATTGTGTTAGAGACATTGCAACCTTATTTGGAAAGTGGAAAAGTGAAGCCAATTTTGGACCCTAAAAGCCCTTTTCCATTTTCTCAAACTTTGGAAGCATTTTCCTATCTCAATACTAATAGAGCTATTGGAAAAATTGTCATTCATCCCATCCCATAA